The segment ATTGGTCACGCCACTGAGACCGCCCCACGGCGAGCCATCGCGCTGGCGATAGGCGTCGAGCCGGCCGTTGCCGATCGTGTCGCCGCCGGGGCTTTGATAGATCGTGGCGGGGGAGCTGTTCCACCAGTCGCGGCCCGGCGCGCCGGCGAAGTAGTGCGACAGCTCGCGATGCTGCGTGCCATCCGGCTCCTGCGGGATGCCGTTGCTGGTCAGCGGATCGTACATCAGGTACTTGTTGAGCGGGCCGAACCAGTTCGTGATGAAATCGGCGGAGGTGGTGGCGATGGGGCGGTTGCCGCGGATTTCGCCCTTCTCCGCCTTCACATCGATCTGCGTGAAGATGCTGCGCGCGAGCTTGGGCTGCCACCGCGCCGCGCCGTAAACGCGCTTGTCGTGGTTGAAGGTGAAGTCCTGCCGGTATTGCGCTTCGTCGTTCAGGCCCGCGACGCGCAAGCCGAGCTGGCCTTTGATCAACGGCACGTTCACGTCGACCATCTCGCGGTGTGAACCGTAGCTGCCGAACCGGAACTGCGCCTCGCCCTCGAGTTTCTGGAGATTCGGGTCCTTGAGCGTGTTGTTGATGATGCCGGCCGGACTGCCGAGACCGAAGAGGATCGAGTTGGGCCCGCGCTGAATGTCGATGCGCGACGTGTTGTAGGCATCCATCGGGATGCTCGTGACGAAAAAGTTGCGCGTCAGGTCGGCGGTGTTGAGTCCGCGCACGCGGGTGCCGCTCTGCGGGTTCGCGAGCATCTGATTGCGGTAGGCGTTGTCGTCGGCATTGCCACCGTAGAAGTTGCCGCCGATGCCCGAGACCTCCGTGCTCGTCGTGTAGACGAGCACGTCCCGGAGATTGTTGGAGCCGGTGTCGCGCAGGAACTCGGAGGTCACGACCGACACCGCCGAGGCGACGTCGCGCAGCTGCATGTTGAGGCGCGAGCCGGCGAGCGAGGAGGTCGCGGCGTAGCCGTGGTCCTGGTCGCCGACGACTTCAAAGGGGGAGAGCTGCACAATCTCGTCGTCCTTCTCGTCGTCCGCGGTGTCTCGGGTGGGAACGGTCGTTTGTGCGGGCAGCAATGAAGTGCTGCTGACGACGAGCGCGGCCAGGGCGAGTCCCTGCAGCCTCGTGAAGACGGGGTGGTTCGGTCTCTTGGTGTTCATGTTGTCAGGCCAGTGTGGTGGTGTCGGGTCGAACGAATACGAACGAACGGTTGTCGGGGTTTTGTCGGGGAGCCCAGCTGTCGCCGGGTGCGATGAACGCATCGGCGAAGCCGAGGTGGGAGAGGGGTGGCGAACCGGGTGGTCGGGGCCCGAGCTAAAGCGAAGTCGGGCAAAGGGGCGGAGCGTTAGCTCGACACGGTAGCGCATGGCGGGTGCCTTTCGCTATCACCTGATCGGGTGAATCTTTTGCCCTGGCGTAGCCGAGAGATCACGCGTTCCGCCACGCGGAAATGCAGCGCCTTGGGGGGCAAGGCGCTCCACCTCCGGCCGATCCGGCTTACCGAGCCGCCAGCGTGATCACGGCTTCGGGCAGCTCCGCGGCCGTGAAGCGCACGCGGACCGGACCTTCGGTCCCCGTTGCTTGGACGTAGGCTACGATCCGCCCGTGGAAAACGCGGTGCACGGCATCGGTGTAGTCGCTGACGTCACGCATGTCGCCCGCTTCGAGTCCGAGCAGCCGCGCCGGACCCTCCACGCTGCAGGTGACTTCGTGCTCGGCGTCCATCACGGGCACGCCGTGCTGATCCACCATCTGCAACGCGATCAGCGCGACACCGCGGTGCCGATCCAGCACGGAGTCGGCGCAGGTCAGCTCCATCGTGGCGGGGGCAGTGGCGGACCGGAGTCGATTGCGGCAAATTTCCGCACCGGTGGCGTCCCGGCCGATCGCCTCGAGTTCTCCGGCGGCGAACGGAATATCCCATGCGATCACGCCCGTTTCCGGATCATACGGCTTCTCCTCACCGATGGCCTGGCCGTTGAGCCGCAGACTCGCGGTGGCGGCGTTGGTGTAGCAGAGCACCCGCACCGGCGTGCCCGGCGCGTAGTTCCAAACCGGCCACGCATCGATCGATTTCCGGTCGTCCTTGGGCTGGCGCATGGTGCCAAGGTGGAGAACCGGTTGGTCGGACCACAGCGCTTCGCGAAAATGGCCGCGCGGTTTCACGGCGCCGGTCAGATCGAGCAGGCCGGAGCTCGCGCCCCGCGATGGCCACGGACCCGCTTCGCCGAGATAATCGATCCCGGTCCAGAGAAACTGGCCGAAGATGAAAGCGTTGTCCGCGACGGCGGACCACGCCTTCCGCGTGTGGCGATTCTCGCTGCCGTACAGCACGCGTTGCGGATATTTCTGATGGTCGATCGCGTACCGGTCCTCGGTGTAGTTGTAACCCACGATATCCAGCGCGCCGGGATAATCGGTTTCGTTCGACATCACCACGCCGGCGAGCGCCGCTGTCACCGGACGCGATGGGTCGTGCTTTTTCACTTCGGCCGCGAGCCGCTGAGCGATCGCGCCGAGCCGCCGGGCGTCGGGTTGATTTGGCTTGTAGCCGCCAAACATCGGCTGGCTGATGCGCGATCCATCGCCGTCCAGGATCGGATGCGAGTAGGGGTCGTTGGGATAATCGACCTCATTGCCAATGCTCCAGGCGAAGACCGATGGATGATTACGATCGCGTCGGACCATGTCCGCGACGTCCCGGGCGCTCCATTCCTCGAAGAAGTCATACGAGCCCTCAAAGCCGGGTTCGCCGACATTCCAGCCGCGCAGCCATTTCCTTTTGGGAAACTCCCACTCGTCGAATGCCTCGTCGAGCACGAGCAAGCCGAGCTCGTCGCAGAGCTCGTAGAGCTCGGGGGCCTGGGGATTGTGGCTCATGCGTACGGCGTTGCCCCCGATGCGCTTCAACGTCTGCAGCCGGTGTCGCCAGACTTCGCGCGGCACCGCCGCGCCGAGCACGCCGGCATCGTGGTGCAGGCAGACGCCTTTCAGCTTCAGGCTGGTTCCGTTCAGCATGAAGCCGCGCGCAGGATCGAACGCCAGCGTGCGCACGCCGGTGCGGGTCGTGGTCTCGTCGATCACCCGGCCATCGAGCAGGAGCGTCGTCCGGAGCTGATACAGGTACGGGTGGTCGACACTCCAGCGCCGCGGTTCGCGCCAGCCGAGCGTGACGCGGGCGGTGCGATCCGTTTGGGCGCCGACCAGCACCTTGTCCGTCGCGGCGGCCACCACCTCGCCTTCGGCAGAGCGGAGCTCGTGCCGGATTTCGGCGGGCACTTCACGATCAGTGCTGTTCTGGATTTCGGTGTCGATCACGAGGCTCGCGATGTGCTCGGGGGTGATTTCGCACCGGGCAAACACTCCCCAGGGGG is part of the Opitutus terrae PB90-1 genome and harbors:
- a CDS encoding glycoside hydrolase family 2 TIM barrel-domain containing protein; amino-acid sequence: MNARSALFLGLALLPLLARGQLSCGVAEPLDEGWTFLLRDQPEARQPEFDDRSWSPVNLPHDWSVQGRLSPELASCTGYLPGGVGWYRKQLTIPARPGGEKVWLYFEGVYNRSEVYFNGHFLGRRPNGYVSFYYDATPYVRFDQENTIAVRVDHSRSADSRWYTGSGIYRRVHLIRTGAVHLAPWGVFARCEITPEHIASLVIDTEIQNSTDREVPAEIRHELRSAEGEVVAAATDKVLVGAQTDRTARVTLGWREPRRWSVDHPYLYQLRTTLLLDGRVIDETTTRTGVRTLAFDPARGFMLNGTSLKLKGVCLHHDAGVLGAAVPREVWRHRLQTLKRIGGNAVRMSHNPQAPELYELCDELGLLVLDEAFDEWEFPKRKWLRGWNVGEPGFEGSYDFFEEWSARDVADMVRRDRNHPSVFAWSIGNEVDYPNDPYSHPILDGDGSRISQPMFGGYKPNQPDARRLGAIAQRLAAEVKKHDPSRPVTAALAGVVMSNETDYPGALDIVGYNYTEDRYAIDHQKYPQRVLYGSENRHTRKAWSAVADNAFIFGQFLWTGIDYLGEAGPWPSRGASSGLLDLTGAVKPRGHFREALWSDQPVLHLGTMRQPKDDRKSIDAWPVWNYAPGTPVRVLCYTNAATASLRLNGQAIGEEKPYDPETGVIAWDIPFAAGELEAIGRDATGAEICRNRLRSATAPATMELTCADSVLDRHRGVALIALQMVDQHGVPVMDAEHEVTCSVEGPARLLGLEAGDMRDVSDYTDAVHRVFHGRIVAYVQATGTEGPVRVRFTAAELPEAVITLAAR